In the genome of Streptococcus mitis, one region contains:
- a CDS encoding Accessory secretory protein Asp4 → MSEEDLFYKDVEGRMEELKQKPIKKEKETRGEKISKTFSLLLGLMILIGLLFTLLGILR, encoded by the coding sequence ATGTCAGAGGAAGATTTGTTTTACAAAGACGTTGAAGGTCGCATGGAAGAGTTGAAACAAAAACCCATCAAGAAGGAAAAAGAAACCCGAGGGGAAAAGATTAGTAAGACTTTTTCACTCTTACTAGGTTTGATGATTCTGATTGGTTTACTATTTACTTTGCTGGGGATTTTGAGGTAG
- a CDS encoding accessory Sec system glycosylation chaperone GtfB, whose translation MIELYDRYSQESRDLHESLVSTGLSQLGVVIDADGFLPDGLVSPFTYYLGYEDGKPLYFNQVPVPAFWEISGNNQSARIEDMTQERAVIHYADGMQARLVKQVDWKDLEGRVRQVDHYNRFGACFATTTYSADSEQIMTVYQDVNGQEVLLENHVTGDILLTLPGQSMRYFANKVEFITFFLQDLEIDTSQLIFNTLAIPFLVSFHHPDQSGSDVLVWQEPLYDAIPGNMQLILENDDVRTKKIIIPNKATYERALELTDEKYHAQFVHLGYHYQFKRDNFLRRDALILTNSDQIEQVEAIVEVLPDVTFRIAAVTEMSSKLLDMLRYPNVVLYQNASPQKIQELYQLSDIYLDINHSNELLQAVRQAFEHNLLILGFNQTVHNRLYIAPDHLFESSEVTALVETIKLSLSDVEQMRQALGKQGQHANYVDLVRFQETMQTVLGG comes from the coding sequence ATGATTGAACTTTATGATCGTTATAGTCAGGAAAGTCGAGATTTACATGAAAGTCTAGTATCTACTGGTCTTTCTCAACTTGGAGTGGTCATCGATGCAGATGGTTTTCTGCCTGATGGTCTGGTTTCTCCTTTTACCTATTATCTAGGTTACGAGGATGGAAAACCTCTCTATTTCAACCAAGTCCCTGTTCCAGCTTTTTGGGAAATTTCAGGCAATAATCAGTCTGCTCGTATTGAGGATATGACACAGGAGAGGGCTGTCATTCATTATGCAGATGGAATGCAGGCTCGCTTGGTTAAACAGGTAGACTGGAAAGACCTAGAAGGTCGAGTACGTCAGGTTGATCATTATAATCGCTTCGGAGCTTGCTTTGCTACAACGACCTATAGTGCAGATAGTGAGCAGATTATGACGGTTTACCAAGATGTCAATGGTCAGGAAGTCTTGCTGGAAAATCATGTGACGGGTGATATCTTATTGACTTTGCCTGGTCAGTCCATGCGTTACTTTGCAAATAAGGTTGAATTTATCACCTTCTTTTTGCAAGATTTGGAAATAGATACAAGTCAGCTTATCTTTAATACTCTAGCGATTCCTTTCTTGGTTTCCTTCCATCATCCAGATCAATCTGGCTCAGATGTTTTGGTTTGGCAGGAACCTCTCTATGATGCTATTCCAGGCAATATGCAGTTGATTTTGGAAAATGATGATGTGCGTACTAAGAAGATTATCATTCCTAACAAGGCGACTTATGAGCGCGCTTTAGAGTTAACTGACGAGAAATACCATGCTCAGTTTGTGCACTTGGGTTACCATTACCAGTTCAAACGTGATAATTTCCTAAGACGAGATGCCTTAATCTTGACCAATTCCGATCAGATTGAGCAAGTAGAAGCAATTGTAGAAGTCTTGCCTGATGTCACTTTCCGTATCGCAGCGGTGACAGAGATGTCTTCTAAGTTATTAGACATGCTTCGCTACCCTAATGTGGTCCTTTACCAGAATGCTAGCCCACAGAAGATTCAGGAGCTCTATCAATTGTCGGATATTTACTTGGATATAAACCACAGCAATGAGTTGTTGCAGGCAGTGCGTCAGGCCTTTGAGCACAATCTCTTGATTCTGGGCTTCAATCAGACGGTTCACAATAGACTTTACATCGCTCCAGACCATCTATTTGAAAGTAGTGAAGTTACTGCTTTGGTTGAGACCATTAAACTGTCCCTTTCAGATGTTGAACAAATGCGTCAGGCACTTGGCAAACAAGGCCAACATGCCAACTATGTTGACTTGGTACGATTTCAGGAAACTATGCAAACTGTTTTAGGAGGCTAA
- a CDS encoding accessory Sec system glycosyltransferase GtfA, protein MTIYNINLGIGWASSGVEYAQAYRAGVFRKLNLSSKFIFTDMILADNIQHLTANIGFDDDQVIWLYNHFTDIKIAPTSVTVDDVLAYFGGIESRREKNGKVLRVFFSDQDKFVTCYLVDEHKDLVQHAEYVFKGKLIRKDYFSYTRYCSEYFAPKDNVAVLYQRTFYNEDGTPAYDILMNQGKEEVYRFEDKIFYGKQAFMRAFMKSLNLNKSDLVILDRETGIGQVVFEEAQVAHLAVVVHAEHYSENATNEDYILWNNYYDYQFTNADKVDFFIVSTDRQNEVLQEQFAKYTQHRPKIVTIPVGSIDALTESSQGRKPFSLITASRLAKEKHIDWLVKAVIEAREEIPELTFDIYGSGGEDSLLRDIIANHQAENYIQLKGHAELSQIYSQYEVYLTASTSEGFGLTLMEAIGSGLPLIGFDVPYGNQTFIEDGKNGYLIPSSSDHVEDQIKQAYAAKICQLYQENRLEAMRAHSYQIAESFLTEEILEKWKKTVEEVLHD, encoded by the coding sequence ATGACAATTTACAATATAAATTTAGGAATTGGATGGGCTAGTAGCGGTGTTGAATACGCCCAAGCCTACCGTGCTGGTGTTTTTCGGAAATTAAATCTGTCCTCTAAGTTTATCTTTACAGATATGATTTTAGCCGATAATATTCAGCACTTAACAGCTAATATTGGTTTTGATGATGATCAAGTGATTTGGCTTTATAATCATTTTACAGACATCAAGATTGCACCGACTAGCGTGACAGTGGATGATGTCTTGGCTTACTTTGGTGGCATTGAAAGTCGTAGAGAAAAGAATGGCAAGGTTTTACGTGTCTTCTTTTCTGATCAAGATAAGTTTGTTACCTGTTATTTGGTGGATGAGCATAAGGACTTGGTTCAACATGCAGAGTATGTTTTTAAAGGAAAATTGATTCGAAAGGATTACTTTTCTTACACGCGTTATTGTAGCGAGTATTTTGCTCCCAAGGACAATGTTGCAGTCCTATACCAAAGAACTTTCTATAATGAAGACGGAACTCCAGCCTATGATATCTTGATGAATCAAGGAAAGGAAGAAGTTTATCGTTTCGAGGACAAGATTTTCTATGGGAAGCAAGCCTTTATGCGTGCCTTTATGAAATCCTTGAATTTGAACAAGTCTGATTTGGTCATTCTTGATAGAGAGACAGGCATTGGACAGGTTGTTTTTGAGGAAGCACAGGTAGCGCATTTAGCTGTAGTTGTTCATGCGGAGCATTATAGTGAAAATGCTACAAATGAGGACTATATCCTTTGGAACAACTATTATGACTACCAGTTTACCAATGCAGATAAGGTTGATTTCTTTATCGTATCAACTGACAGACAGAATGAAGTGTTGCAAGAGCAATTTGCCAAATATACTCAGCATCGTCCAAAGATTGTTACCATTCCTGTAGGAAGTATTGATGCTTTAACTGAGTCAAGTCAAGGACGTAAGCCATTTTCTTTGATTACGGCTTCGCGTCTTGCCAAAGAAAAACATATTGATTGGTTGGTCAAGGCGGTTATCGAGGCTCGTGAGGAAATCCCTGAATTAACCTTTGATATTTATGGTAGCGGTGGAGAAGATTCTCTGCTTAGAGACATTATTGCAAATCATCAGGCTGAGAATTATATCCAGCTCAAGGGGCATGCGGAACTTTCACAGATTTATAGCCAGTATGAGGTTTACTTGACTGCTTCAACCAGTGAAGGTTTTGGTTTGACCTTGATGGAAGCTATTGGCTCAGGTCTGCCCCTAATCGGTTTTGATGTACCTTATGGCAATCAGACCTTTATAGAAGATGGAAAAAATGGTTATTTGATTCCAAGTTCATCAGACCACGTAGAAGACCAAATCAAGCAAGCTTACGCAGCTAAGATTTGTCAATTGTATCAAGAAAATCGTTTGGAAGCTATGCGTGCCCATTCTTACCAGATTGCAGAAAGCTTCTTAACCGAAGAAATTTTAGAAAAGTGGAAAAAAACAGTAGAGGAGGTGCTCCATGATTGA
- a CDS encoding accessory Sec system translocase SecA2, with protein sequence MFKGLYQDFQLRKVKRILKKINALKGTMKSLSDQELAAKTVEFRQRLAEGETLDDLLVEAFAVVREADKRVLGMFPYDVQVMGGIVIHQGNVAEMNTGEGKTLTATMPVYLNALTGKGTMLITTNDYLAKRDAEEMGQVYRFLGLTIGVPLTDDPKEELTPEEKKRIYASDIIYTTNSNLGFDYLNDNLASNEEGKFLRPFDYVIIDEIDDILLDSAQTPLIIAGAPRVQSNHYGIIDTLVTTLVEGEDYIFKEEKDEVWLTTKGAKAAESFLGIDHFYKEEHAVFARHLVYAIRAHKLFTKDKDYVIRGDEMVLVDKGTGRLMEMTKLQGGLHQAIEAKEHVKLSPETRAMASITYQSLFKMFNKISGMTGTGKVAEKEFIETYNMSVVRIPTNRPRQRIDYPDNLYITLPEKVYASLEYIKEYHAKGNPLLVFVGSVEMSQLYSSLLLREGIAHNVLNANNAAREAQIIAESGQMGAVTVATSMAGRGTDIKLGKGVAELGGLIVIGTERMESQRIDLQIRGRSGRQGDPGMSKFFVSLEDDVIKKFGPSWVHKKYKDYQVQDMTQPEVLKGRKYRRLVEKAQHASDSAGRSARRQTLEYAESMNIQRDMIYKERNRLIDGSRDLEDVVEEIIASYIDQVTSSEYESRELLFHFIVTNISFHIKEVPDYIDVTDKTAVRSFMKQVIDKELSEKKELLDQHGLYEQFLRLSMLKAIDDNWVEQVDYLQQLTMAIGGQPADQKNPIVEYYQEAYAGFEAMKEQIRADMVRNLLMGLVEVTPKGEIMTHFP encoded by the coding sequence GTGTTTAAAGGTTTATATCAAGATTTCCAACTTCGTAAAGTCAAAAGAATTTTAAAGAAGATTAATGCCCTTAAAGGAACGATGAAGTCTTTATCAGACCAAGAACTAGCGGCAAAAACAGTGGAGTTTCGTCAACGTCTTGCTGAGGGTGAAACTCTTGACGACCTATTGGTGGAAGCGTTTGCAGTTGTTCGTGAAGCGGATAAACGTGTATTGGGCATGTTTCCCTATGATGTCCAAGTCATGGGAGGAATTGTTATCCATCAGGGAAATGTCGCTGAGATGAATACTGGTGAGGGGAAAACCTTGACAGCCACTATGCCTGTTTATCTCAATGCCCTGACAGGTAAAGGTACCATGCTGATTACCACTAATGACTATCTAGCTAAACGTGATGCTGAAGAGATGGGACAAGTGTATCGCTTCTTAGGATTGACAATTGGGGTACCTTTAACAGATGATCCAAAAGAGGAATTGACGCCAGAAGAGAAAAAAAGAATTTATGCATCAGACATCATCTATACAACTAATAGCAATTTAGGTTTTGATTATTTAAATGATAATCTGGCCTCAAATGAGGAAGGGAAATTTTTACGTCCCTTTGATTACGTTATTATTGATGAGATTGATGATATCTTACTAGATAGTGCTCAGACTCCACTGATCATTGCAGGGGCCCCTCGGGTTCAGTCTAATCATTATGGTATTATTGATACGCTGGTAACGACTTTGGTAGAAGGAGAGGACTATATCTTTAAAGAGGAAAAGGATGAGGTTTGGCTCACTACCAAGGGGGCTAAGGCTGCTGAAAGCTTCTTAGGCATAGATCATTTTTACAAGGAAGAACATGCTGTTTTTGCTCGCCATTTAGTGTATGCGATTCGAGCCCATAAACTCTTTACAAAAGACAAAGACTATGTCATTCGAGGGGATGAAATGGTACTAGTAGATAAGGGAACAGGGCGTCTAATGGAGATGACCAAACTACAGGGAGGCCTCCATCAGGCCATTGAAGCTAAGGAACATGTCAAATTATCTCCAGAAACGAGGGCCATGGCTTCCATCACCTATCAGAGTCTTTTTAAAATGTTTAATAAGATATCTGGTATGACAGGGACAGGTAAGGTCGCGGAAAAAGAGTTTATTGAAACCTACAATATGTCTGTAGTGCGCATTCCAACCAATCGTCCTAGACAACGGATTGACTATCCAGATAATCTCTATATCACTTTACCTGAAAAAGTGTATGCATCCTTGGAGTACATCAAGGAATACCATGCTAAGGGAAATCCCTTACTCGTTTTTGTAGGTTCAGTTGAAATGTCTCAGCTTTATTCATCACTCTTGCTCCGTGAAGGGATTGCACATAACGTTCTCAATGCCAATAATGCGGCGCGTGAGGCCCAAATCATCGCAGAATCAGGTCAGATGGGAGCTGTAACAGTGGCAACCTCTATGGCAGGACGTGGGACAGATATCAAGCTTGGTAAAGGAGTTGCAGAACTTGGTGGCTTGATTGTTATTGGGACTGAGAGGATGGAAAGTCAGCGGATTGACTTGCAAATTCGTGGACGCTCTGGTCGTCAGGGAGATCCTGGGATGAGTAAGTTCTTTGTATCCTTAGAGGACGATGTTATTAAGAAATTTGGTCCTTCTTGGGTTCATAAAAAATATAAAGATTATCAGGTTCAAGATATGACTCAACCAGAAGTATTGAAAGGTCGTAAATACCGAAGGCTAGTCGAAAAGGCTCAGCATGCTAGTGATAGTGCTGGACGTTCGGCACGTCGTCAGACTCTAGAATATGCTGAAAGTATGAATATTCAACGGGATATGATTTACAAGGAGCGTAATCGTCTAATAGATGGTTCTCGTGACTTAGAGGATGTTGTGGAAGAAATAATTGCTAGTTACATAGATCAAGTGACTTCTTCAGAATATGAAAGCCGAGAGTTACTTTTCCACTTTATTGTGACCAATATTAGTTTTCATATTAAAGAGGTTCCAGATTATATAGATGTAACTGATAAAACTGCAGTTCGTAGCTTTATGAAGCAGGTGATTGATAAAGAACTTTCTGAAAAGAAAGAATTGCTTGATCAACATGGTTTATATGAACAGTTTTTACGACTTTCTATGCTCAAGGCTATTGATGACAACTGGGTAGAGCAGGTAGACTATCTACAACAGTTAACTATGGCAATCGGTGGACAACCAGCTGATCAGAAAAATCCTATTGTAGAATACTATCAAGAAGCTTATGCGGGCTTTGAAGCTATGAAAGAACAAATCCGTGCGGATATGGTGCGTAATCTCCTGATGGGCTTAGTTGAAGTCACTCCTAAGGGTGAGATTATGACTCATTTCCCATAA
- a CDS encoding accessory Sec system protein Asp3: protein MIINQRTDIKWGEVGGTFMYGSKVTYYEDKHISLYNPLVTSGEILKTWFSDVNYQAARTQPSLPLLKRNHDYQLCMNFECQPTNGVYTKIAFFDRYGDVIEEKIEKMKVFDFTYPDDTYTYQVSLLSAGFESLDFYSFSIKEMNRV, encoded by the coding sequence ATGATTATCAATCAGAGAACAGACATTAAGTGGGGAGAAGTAGGGGGGACATTTATGTATGGTAGTAAGGTAACCTATTATGAAGACAAACATATTAGTCTATATAATCCCTTAGTGACATCAGGAGAAATCTTAAAAACATGGTTTTCTGATGTCAATTACCAGGCTGCTCGTACTCAGCCTAGCCTCCCTTTGTTAAAAAGAAATCACGATTATCAATTATGCATGAATTTTGAATGCCAACCTACAAATGGAGTTTATACAAAGATTGCCTTTTTTGATAGATACGGAGATGTGATTGAAGAGAAAATTGAAAAAATGAAAGTCTTTGATTTTACTTATCCTGATGATACCTATACCTACCAAGTTTCCCTTCTAAGTGCTGGTTTTGAGTCCTTGGATTTCTATTCTTTTTCTATTAAGGAGATGAATCGTGTTTAA
- a CDS encoding accessory Sec system protein Asp2: MSKDYKILQIGIDNWAHHYDIPENMDWYYFCPNSPLALRKMMEMDSITNFHAILIEDGQYIRDLLPFVHHIEPYTLLYSHDFQTTDLGILDCLKKRCAQAIDFSDPQQLVNDLSTSLFGGGYGDKLFPSGIQIHPSFKGSISYQGFEHVTLEGNFGEDFQQLAYWSYNFMVDKNLPIELWLEYKKQGNFEFRLVIRKIWNGSVDEFFEEEVYSEADLEKSIIMNSKDSNYLLFISIEACGNGKLQLGNLHQRWSRKQFGKFVLGGNILHDENRDEINYFFHPGDFKPPLAVYFSGFRPAEGFEGYFMMKNLGCPFLLFSDPRLVGGAFYLGSEGLENKIKETIQYYLDYLGLTSKDLILSGLSMGTFPSLYYGATFEPRAVIVGKPLANIGTIARRGRLEAPGVFNTGFDVLRHQTGGVSPQHMEDLDQTFWNAFKKADFTQTIFGLSYMKDEDMDSKAYDQLVEHLCHTGAKILSKGTDGRHNDDTDTNVAWFLHFYRMILESDFGRLDK; the protein is encoded by the coding sequence ATGTCAAAGGACTATAAAATCCTACAGATAGGGATTGATAATTGGGCTCACCATTACGATATTCCTGAAAATATGGATTGGTACTATTTCTGCCCCAACTCACCGCTAGCCCTTCGTAAAATGATGGAAATGGATAGCATCACAAATTTTCATGCAATTTTGATAGAAGATGGTCAATATATAAGAGATTTATTGCCTTTTGTGCACCATATCGAACCCTATACTCTACTTTATAGCCACGATTTTCAAACGACAGATTTGGGCATTCTTGATTGCTTAAAAAAGCGGTGTGCTCAGGCTATAGACTTCTCAGATCCTCAGCAATTAGTCAATGATTTGTCCACTTCTCTCTTTGGTGGAGGTTACGGTGATAAACTATTTCCATCTGGTATCCAAATTCATCCCTCCTTTAAAGGTTCTATTTCTTATCAAGGATTTGAACACGTGACTCTAGAAGGGAATTTTGGAGAGGATTTCCAACAACTAGCTTACTGGTCCTATAATTTTATGGTCGATAAAAACTTACCCATAGAACTATGGTTAGAGTACAAAAAACAAGGAAATTTTGAGTTTAGGTTGGTGATTCGCAAGATATGGAATGGTTCAGTGGATGAATTTTTTGAAGAGGAAGTTTATTCAGAAGCTGATTTAGAAAAATCTATTATTATGAATAGTAAAGATAGTAATTACTTGTTATTTATATCAATTGAGGCATGTGGGAATGGGAAACTCCAGTTAGGGAATCTTCACCAACGTTGGAGCCGAAAACAGTTTGGGAAATTTGTCCTTGGTGGTAACATATTACATGACGAAAATCGAGATGAAATTAATTACTTTTTCCATCCAGGTGATTTTAAGCCACCTTTAGCTGTTTACTTTTCAGGTTTTCGTCCAGCTGAGGGATTTGAAGGATATTTTATGATGAAAAATTTAGGATGTCCATTTCTTCTATTTTCGGATCCTCGTCTTGTGGGTGGAGCCTTTTACTTAGGTAGTGAAGGATTAGAGAATAAGATTAAGGAAACCATTCAATATTATTTGGATTATCTTGGTTTGACATCTAAAGATTTAATTTTATCAGGCTTATCAATGGGAACTTTTCCATCGCTCTACTATGGAGCCACTTTTGAACCGCGTGCAGTTATTGTCGGGAAGCCACTAGCTAACATTGGGACTATTGCAAGACGAGGGCGTTTAGAGGCACCAGGAGTATTTAATACAGGATTTGATGTACTGAGACATCAGACGGGCGGAGTTAGTCCCCAGCATATGGAAGATCTGGATCAAACTTTTTGGAATGCTTTTAAAAAGGCTGATTTCACCCAGACAATTTTTGGTTTGTCCTATATGAAGGATGAAGATATGGACAGCAAAGCCTACGATCAGTTAGTAGAACATCTTTGCCATACAGGGGCTAAGATTTTGTCTAAAGGCACAGATGGACGACATAATGATGATACAGATACCAATGTTGCTTGGTTTCTACATTTTTATCGTATGATTTTGGAATCAGATTTTGGAAGGTTGGACAAATGA
- a CDS encoding accessory Sec system protein Asp1, with product MYYFIPAWYGSNRQWHADLTPWYYSHFKLEFDDTFNQIRLFQRQGIPSRLLVLAYQPHLRYFLHRHGVLETEVYSIFDDMQDLQDPHTQVLNIRDIEWDSDCQFLYSPFAIVVQKNGKKYAKVEHGVEGFISDIQYFDHDGQISQHYIMDDRGFVSSVIYFDNGQPTYQDYLDPKGIWRFREHLNEGGRVEVNPIFGYRFKQLHYADISQLIAEYFDKYLQKQQKKQDIFIIPSHPHHDQFLFSCLPGDTAKILSLFINRNAQASFKDLAPSFEQANLVLVDREDSLQLLQELYPNLSDKFHHLSPFDTRLRLGRSQTRKESILYYQLDFSEGIDRQALFQVLSFIAETKNTEVIFGAFSASQNQMEEVESLVNEIIQEQIRTDSLEKGLDYGGAENPLEENQEQELRFQFVNMNDELDLIKTLEFVRLIVDLNKQPHLYTQIAGISAGIPQINRVETVYVEHLKNGYLISDVTEFSKATHYYTDKLKEWNQALVYSIDKIKEHTGQRFLDKLHHWIEEVTDVKGL from the coding sequence ATGTATTATTTTATACCAGCTTGGTATGGTTCAAACCGCCAATGGCACGCTGATTTGACTCCATGGTATTATTCTCACTTTAAGCTTGAATTTGATGATACTTTTAATCAAATTAGGCTGTTTCAAAGGCAAGGGATACCATCTCGACTACTCGTATTAGCCTATCAGCCACATTTGCGTTATTTTTTACATAGACATGGTGTCTTAGAGACAGAAGTCTATTCTATCTTTGATGACATGCAAGACTTGCAAGACCCCCACACTCAGGTTCTCAATATAAGAGATATAGAGTGGGATAGTGATTGTCAATTTCTTTATAGTCCTTTTGCGATAGTAGTTCAAAAAAATGGTAAAAAGTATGCAAAGGTAGAACATGGCGTAGAAGGATTTATCAGTGATATCCAATATTTTGATCACGATGGTCAGATAAGTCAGCACTATATTATGGATGATCGTGGGTTTGTATCAAGTGTCATTTATTTTGATAATGGACAGCCTACATATCAAGACTATTTAGATCCAAAAGGCATCTGGCGTTTTAGAGAGCATTTAAACGAGGGAGGACGAGTAGAGGTAAATCCAATATTTGGCTATCGTTTTAAACAGCTTCACTACGCGGATATAAGTCAATTGATCGCAGAATATTTTGATAAATATCTGCAAAAGCAACAGAAAAAACAGGATATTTTCATCATTCCTTCTCATCCTCATCATGACCAATTTCTCTTCAGTTGTTTACCAGGTGATACTGCTAAAATTTTGAGTCTTTTCATTAATCGGAATGCTCAAGCTAGTTTTAAAGATTTAGCTCCATCATTTGAACAGGCGAATCTAGTCTTAGTAGATAGAGAAGATAGTTTACAACTCTTGCAGGAACTATATCCTAACCTATCGGATAAATTTCATCATCTCTCTCCTTTTGATACACGTTTACGACTAGGAAGAAGTCAGACTAGAAAAGAATCGATACTTTACTATCAATTAGATTTTTCAGAAGGAATTGATAGACAAGCCTTATTTCAGGTCTTATCATTTATTGCTGAAACTAAAAATACAGAAGTCATTTTTGGGGCCTTTTCTGCTAGTCAGAACCAAATGGAAGAAGTGGAATCACTTGTCAATGAAATCATTCAGGAACAAATCCGTACTGATAGTTTAGAAAAAGGTCTAGACTATGGTGGGGCAGAAAATCCTTTAGAAGAAAACCAGGAGCAAGAGCTGCGTTTTCAATTTGTCAATATGAATGATGAATTGGATTTGATTAAGACACTCGAGTTTGTTCGTTTGATTGTGGATCTCAATAAACAACCACACCTCTATACTCAAATAGCAGGTATCAGTGCGGGAATTCCTCAGATTAATCGGGTTGAAACCGTCTATGTGGAACATTTGAAAAATGGTTATCTGATTTCAGATGTGACAGAATTTTCCAAGGCTACACATTACTATACGGATAAACTAAAAGAGTGGAATCAAGCTCTAGTATATTCTATTGATAAGATCAAAGAACATACTGGCCAACGTTTCTTAGATAAATTGCATCACTGGATTGAGGAGGTTACTGATGTCAAAGGACTATAA
- a CDS encoding accessory Sec system protein translocase subunit SecY2: MNKIYSSIAVKKGLATLFLLFIYVLGSRLTLPFVNLNSRDFLGGSTAYLAFSTALLGGNLRSLSLFSIGLSPWMSSMILWQLLSFSKKLNISSGAVEVQDRRKMYLTLVIALIQSLALSLNLPIQDYYSPLLVTILNTLLLIAGAFFLIWLSDLNARLGVGGSIVILLASIILNIPQDILSTLQLVRISTGIILLIVLSSIVLTYMMVLMYRARYRIPVHKIGLRSRFKSYSYFEIMLNPAGGMPFMYVMSFLSLPTYVFLLLQTLFPQTSVFSEMSAQYGIGKPLWIYSYITMIFLFSIAFAFVNMSGDQLSDRMKKSGEYIYGVYPGEETSRFINRLILRFSIIGGTFNVLMAGTPMLFVLSDEKLLRIAMIPGLFMMFGGMIFTIKDEMKALRLNETYKPLI, from the coding sequence GTGAACAAAATTTACTCATCAATAGCGGTAAAAAAAGGCTTAGCAACCTTGTTTCTGTTATTTATCTATGTATTGGGAAGTCGACTTACTCTTCCTTTTGTTAATTTGAATAGTAGAGATTTTTTAGGTGGATCAACGGCATATTTGGCCTTTTCAACCGCACTTCTAGGAGGAAATCTGAGAAGTTTATCTCTATTTTCGATAGGTCTCTCACCCTGGATGTCATCAATGATTTTATGGCAACTACTTTCCTTTTCTAAGAAATTGAATATTTCTTCGGGTGCAGTAGAAGTTCAAGATAGAAGGAAGATGTATTTAACACTGGTTATTGCTTTGATTCAATCTTTGGCGCTCTCATTAAATCTACCGATTCAAGATTATTATTCACCGCTATTGGTGACTATATTGAATACCTTGTTATTAATAGCAGGAGCCTTTTTTCTCATATGGTTATCAGATTTAAATGCTCGGCTTGGAGTAGGTGGTTCTATAGTTATTTTATTAGCTAGTATTATTTTAAATATTCCACAAGATATTTTAAGTACACTTCAGCTTGTTCGAATTTCAACGGGAATTATACTACTTATTGTGTTGAGTAGCATTGTATTAACCTATATGATGGTACTTATGTATAGAGCGCGTTATCGTATACCAGTTCATAAGATTGGCTTACGTAGTCGATTTAAGAGTTATTCTTATTTTGAAATAATGTTGAATCCTGCCGGTGGGATGCCATTTATGTATGTCATGAGTTTTTTAAGTTTACCGACCTATGTATTTTTACTATTGCAGACCCTTTTTCCTCAGACTTCAGTCTTCTCTGAAATGTCGGCTCAGTATGGAATTGGAAAACCATTATGGATTTACTCATATATTACCATGATTTTTTTATTTAGTATTGCTTTTGCTTTTGTCAATATGAGTGGTGATCAACTATCAGATCGTATGAAGAAATCTGGGGAGTATATATATGGAGTTTATCCAGGTGAGGAAACAAGTCGTTTTATTAATCGATTGATCTTGCGCTTTTCGATTATAGGGGGAACTTTTAATGTGTTGATGGCGGGTACTCCAATGTTATTTGTTTTATCTGATGAAAAGTTGTTGAGGATTGCCATGATTCCAGGTTTATTTATGATGTTTGGTGGTATGATTTTTACAATCAAAGATGAAATGAAGGCTTTGAGACTAAATGAAACCTATAAACCCTTGATTTAG